ATGCGATACTTGATATAGTGAAATGTTCGATTAAACCTTGATACGCTTCTCGAAAAACATTATGAACAGCAGTAATCAACTTTGCATGAGATTGTAACAGAGAATAGTTAAGgtcttgtttcacgataagcggATGATCGCGAAGGCAGTGATTTTCATCAAGCATAGCTGCCCACTCGCTGCCTTCGGGAGTTAGACAAGTTTGTAAATTTTCACGTCGTAAATATTGACCTAATTTCTCTAAATTTACTCCTTTTCGTCCCCCAACACCGGATTCTGTTTTATCGAATCCACGTAAAAATTCAGCGATAAACGTTAATTCTTGTTGGCTGACACGACTTACTTCAGATGGTATTCTTTCGTCTGTTAGTCTCAGAATTACGACATACAACCAtcttaaataaaaagaaaaatagaaagtGTTTAAATAAATATGATATTACTGTTAATTTTAAAACGTACCGGAAAAACGCTTTATAATCACGCATACTGTGATCTATAACTTGTTGAATTTCAGATGACTTTGCTAAGAAAGCTTCTGATGCATGAAGAGCGTTAGTTATAATATTTTCGTCAGTGAGTCCTAATAATTCGTACGGGCCGCCCAATCTTACCATTCCTCTCATTTCAGCTAACTGATACACTAAAGCCATTCCAACACTTGTTAAATTTTTTAATACTAATTTCTGTAAAATAACAGTACAGTAAAATATATTGCAGTACACgtttatattattaatttcttATATATTTAGAACATTTAAACTTGTTATCTACCATACCTGTATGTTGCTGTAACACATTTCAATACTGTGACCCAATTTTTTTAATCCTTTCTCCGTTAAATCGCGTAGTAAAAAATTCTCTAAGTTTTGAGTTGGTATGCCGATCATTAATAATTCTAGAAAGTCTGCAGCAACTCCTCCAGGTGGATTTGTTTCAGCATATCGTGCAAGCTTTTCGTCCATTTCCAAAAGTATCGTTTCCCAGGCTTCAGAGATCGCCATTAACGTTCGCGAAAGATAATCCATTAGGTACTCGATATTAGCTTGAGCTTGTGCTACCTCAGATTGAAATAAAGAAACTtgtagaaaattaaaaaaagtaTTATTTTCAAGCAAAATAATTGCGAAAAAATAAAAGGGCTTTATTCAAAGAACCTTTAAAAATGCAGTGCTTTGTTCCAACAGTGGACACCATAATCTACTCGCTTTGATACCATTGTTGTCTTTACACGTGATCCACATTGATTTACCAGATCCACCACTGATTTCTAGTATTCTACCATGGCCAATGGTAATTGTACCACAGTAGAACATTCCAAACACATACATTGCAACTTGCCCGTTATCTAAACCAAGCTAGAAAAAGTATAATCATGCATATACAATCGTAATTTTAACGTTTTCAAACATTTCTGCGTTAGATCTTAATCTTACAAAGAGTATATTCAATGTTTGAGATAGAAACTCCTTCCGTTCTGGTTCCTGACCAAAGCTTCTGTTTAGACTAGGCAAAGGTGGAAGGTACTCCCCTGTTGGCAGCATGTTTGCTTTGTTACCATTTAACGTAGAATCAGTTTCTATATTCGTTAATGGTAACCACATCATGCACGTAATTGCATTGTACAAAGTGAGCTTTGTTTTATGTATGATATTTTTGTTCTCGATATCCACGAGGCATACTACTTTAGAAGTTTCGTAACAAATTGCTAAAAGCTTCCCATCAGGCCTCCATGCTAAATTCACTACAGTATCGGATTCTTCTGGAGGACTTAATAGCCATACTCTTTGCCACGTCAATCTGTGCAATGTAATTTCTCCTGTGATTAAAAATAAAGAAACCCATTTAATGCGATATAAAATTACCATTACGATGAATCAAATTTTGATACTCGTTATCATAAAATCAGTGAAATATCTTTCATTCACACAGCTAGAAAACTGTTTTGTTTATCAATTTGAAAATTTAACCTTTTATATTTGCAATGGCTAGAAGATCCATTTTCGGAGACCATTGCATTCTTGTAACTTCGGCAGGAAGTTGTCGTTCCTCTAATTGCCTCATACTACCTGCCATTGCTTTATGCCGATCACAATTTAATTTGTAACAGCATTCTATTGAATTATTGAGAAGTGCAATTTTAAGGTTATATTTGCATTAGTGTTTCCCTTACATCTTTTATTcatccgtggcgccatctctgtaaaaagtgctcaaactggtcgcacagcgttaccgATGGCGAAGTAAACTatgaagaactactagcgccatctcttgaagAAGCGTTGAAACTAATGCTCGACTAGTTTTAGCATTTCTCCGGGAGATGGCGATAGcgcttcagtagtttacttcgccatcggtaacgctgtgcgaccagtttgagcactttttacagagatggcgataCTAGTTAAAATAGCgctttttaaaataaaaatttgaaaaGGAAAGGGATTTAGATATTTTCGTTCCCAAACGTGAGATCCCCAAATGTCTAAATATAATTAAAGCAACATGCTGTATACCTAATAATTGCCTATGAATCACTTTAGTTATcgtttaaaaatgaaatatcgTAACAGGTTTAACGAGCGGAGCAGTAGACGGTGTGTCACGTTTGAAAAATTCATGCGAGTGAATGCAGCAGGAATGCGACAGTTAAACAAATTGTCTAAACGCTGCCAACAGCAATTGAGCGGTCGTGGAAACGAGAAGTTTTGGgatttgaaataaaaaataaacgtCGTCACTGGCTTTTTTCGTATGCGCGGGAGCTGTTGTCCGGTGCGGGTAATGATTTTTCAAATATCATTCCAAGTTACGCGGGCCAATAAATGGGTACGACTCGCACGGTAGTACTAAATCTAACTGGGATGGAATGCGTCTTCTCTTTGTAAACGAGGTCATCGCGATTCAGATGATAATAATCTTCGTAACTGAGACAAACATGGTTTCCTCGTTTATTACAATCATTATAAATATTTTCGAAACGGTATCGCATTGTGTTCTTGATATAAATTATACGCAAACAATTTGTTTGGCATATTtcattcgatgtttgatgaaagGATACTGTTACGGGAGAAGCAAGGGAAATATTTGAGTAAGTCCGGGAAAGATGTGGGATCATTGATTCTCGAGAGCAAGGGAAACAAAAACTTCCTGTTTTGGATACTTCGAGATATATTTTCGCGCGGTTACGCGTAAACAGTCGAGTATTCACAATTTCAATGGCTCAAGCGCATTTTTTCATATACTAGAAAAAGACAATCATACATCATAAGGGAGTAGGTACATTCAACAACTTTGAAAAACCAATCTGCGAGTGAATGAATCAAGTGGCTCGCGCAAAGACTGTTTCACTAAACTCTCACACCTCATTCAAGACTACAGTTAAAACAAACAAAATGTTAACAACATCGTGGAACTTACTAACTCACCCTTTCGAACCTCTCACCGTCGAAACGAAACCTACATCCCCAGAAACGATTACAAGAGTAACAACTCCAAGCCATACGAATTTTCATCAGATAGCATCGAGTCAAACGGAAGTAACCAATAATCCTCGATcgtagaaagaaaaaaagacagaACCAATTGCCTCCTACTCTCGCGTCTTCAATTCCCATTCGAAGAAGAGTGAAATACCGCGGTCGCGTCTGGATTCGGGATGGACGGGAGCGTTGAAACTGGTTCACCTTAAAACCTGAATAGCCGCGGCGCCTGCATCCACGTGGTTCTCAACCGTTCACCGATCCGTCCTCACCGGTGTCTCGCTGTCCGACTGCTCCcgcggtcgtcgtcgtcgtcgtcgtggtcgtcgtaATTCGGCAGCGATCGG
The window above is part of the Xylocopa sonorina isolate GNS202 chromosome 3, iyXylSono1_principal, whole genome shotgun sequence genome. Proteins encoded here:
- the Apc4 gene encoding anaphase-promoting complex subunit 4 codes for the protein MAGSMRQLEERQLPAEVTRMQWSPKMDLLAIANIKGEITLHRLTWQRVWLLSPPEESDTVVNLAWRPDGKLLAICYETSKVVCLVDIENKNIIHKTKLTLYNAITCMMWLPLTNIETDSTLNGNKANMLPTGEYLPPLPSLNRSFGQEPERKEFLSQTLNILFLGLDNGQVAMYVFGMFYCGTITIGHGRILEISGGSGKSMWITCKDNNGIKASRLWCPLLEQSTAFLKVAQAQANIEYLMDYLSRTLMAISEAWETILLEMDEKLARYAETNPPGGVAADFLELLMIGIPTQNLENFLLRDLTEKGLKKLGHSIEMCYSNIQKLVLKNLTSVGMALVYQLAEMRGMVRLGGPYELLGLTDENIITNALHASEAFLAKSSEIQQVIDHSMRDYKAFFRWLYVVILRLTDERIPSEVSRVSQQELTFIAEFLRGFDKTESGVGGRKGVNLEKLGQYLRRENLQTCLTPEGSEWAAMLDENHCLRDHPLIVKQDLNYSLLQSHAKLITAVHNVFREAYQGLIEHFTISSIALAPSVGFKSSQIATSDDGLLVATCDMDHKMLRLFKVECSHTEDISLSFKLNTIDIDHRTETHSKTYMDCTAVDLQFYSCEYLSLLLLNKHTHASYLVQLPLNHARIFESHEKNVISLADLLGNSWPRSFQGISARRIAVSGARKVAAVLSESNRKIRLLETEVEPEDEEDEEDDEDVANDSMLDTSHGISTNSQ